The Candidatus Arthromitus sp. SFB-mouse-Japan genome includes a region encoding these proteins:
- a CDS encoding helix-turn-helix domain-containing protein produces MKIGKKIKHLRIKNGLTQEELADRSELSKGFISQLERDLTSPSIATLVDILECLGTNLKEFFSQEDNEKICFGKNDFFITNNEELKHDIHWIVPNSQKNRMEPIIVYLKGGGKTFKEDPHEGEEFGYVISGSIYLNLGNRKIRVKKGESFYFSPETDHYIENTSNHIEACVIWVSTPPNF; encoded by the coding sequence ATGAAGATCGGTAAAAAAATAAAACATTTAAGAATTAAAAATGGTCTTACTCAGGAAGAATTGGCAGATAGAAGTGAATTATCTAAAGGATTTATATCTCAATTAGAAAGGGATTTAACTTCACCTTCAATAGCTACACTTGTGGATATTTTAGAGTGTTTAGGAACTAATTTAAAAGAATTTTTTAGTCAGGAAGATAATGAGAAAATATGTTTTGGTAAGAATGATTTTTTTATAACTAATAATGAAGAATTAAAACATGATATACATTGGATTGTTCCAAATTCTCAGAAAAATAGAATGGAACCTATTATAGTGTATTTGAAGGGTGGAGGAAAAACATTTAAAGAAGATCCACATGAAGGAGAAGAGTTTGGATATGTTATTTCAGGAAGTATTTATTTAAATTTGGGAAATAGGAAGATAAGGGTAAAAAAAGGAGAGTCCTTTTATTTTTCACCAGAAACAGATCACTATATAGAGAATACATCTAATCATATTGAGGCATGTGTCATCTGGGTAAGTACTCCTCCAAATTTTTAA
- the lonC gene encoding Lon family ATP-dependent protease: MNSNVTIDEIEKLIEESNNIEFRVNVLYEMLEKLFDKNTINSRISKFKLPKYISSKNINEKLYSINVIASNGKSLIDVPSYDELEKVYLITKDIIVEEISRRYIQSKIENEVEDILNEKQDKYIDEIKLQIIKKNKGPENTKTLKKYAQLEMLNKKQLNKSIQHLLRPKSFDEIIGQDRPIKALISKLTSEYPQHILIYGPPGVGKTSAARLALEEAKKFDFTPFNNKSNFIEVNGTTLRWDPREVTNPLLGSVHDPIYQGSKKDLAEIGIPEPKPGLVTDAHGGVLFIDEIGELDLILQNKLLKVLEDKKVEFSSAYYDPDDENIPKYIKFLFDNGAPADFILIGATTREPHEINPALRSRCTEVFFEPLTSTDIEKIVVNSAKKLNITLKDDVPSIISEHCIEGRKATSIISDAYGYAIYKNKGNKNSNIVITKDIVKEVLSLSRISPFVEKNKIEDPKVGLIKGLGVNGFLGSVLNFECETFKAKNPSKGKLRFNETAGSMAKDSVFNASTVIRKLTGLDLNDYDIHLNAIGGGKIDGPSAGVAVTICILSSILNKPVPQNIAITGEISIKGNIKKVGGIFEKIYAARKSGLKHIIIPKENENDIPKNIKDINIICSDNINDIIKFIFKDPSLVNII; the protein is encoded by the coding sequence TTGAATTCTAATGTTACAATTGATGAAATTGAGAAACTAATTGAAGAAAGTAATAATATTGAATTTAGAGTTAATGTTTTATATGAAATGCTTGAAAAATTATTCGATAAAAATACCATTAATAGTAGAATTTCTAAATTTAAATTACCAAAATATATTTCAAGTAAAAATATTAATGAAAAACTTTATAGCATAAATGTAATTGCTAGTAATGGAAAATCCTTAATTGACGTTCCTTCTTATGATGAATTAGAAAAAGTTTATTTAATTACCAAGGATATTATAGTTGAAGAAATCAGTCGCAGATACATTCAAAGTAAAATTGAAAATGAAGTTGAAGATATATTAAATGAAAAACAAGATAAATATATTGATGAAATAAAACTACAAATCATTAAAAAAAATAAAGGTCCAGAAAATACCAAAACTCTAAAAAAATATGCCCAACTTGAGATGCTCAATAAAAAACAATTAAATAAAAGTATACAACATCTTTTAAGACCTAAATCATTTGATGAAATAATAGGTCAAGATAGACCTATTAAAGCATTGATTTCAAAACTTACTTCTGAATATCCTCAACATATATTAATTTATGGACCACCCGGGGTAGGTAAAACTTCTGCAGCTAGACTTGCTCTAGAAGAAGCTAAAAAATTTGATTTTACTCCATTTAATAATAAATCAAATTTCATAGAAGTTAATGGAACAACATTAAGATGGGATCCAAGAGAAGTTACAAATCCTCTTTTAGGATCTGTTCATGATCCAATTTATCAAGGTAGTAAAAAAGACTTAGCAGAAATAGGAATACCTGAACCAAAACCAGGACTTGTTACAGATGCACATGGTGGAGTATTATTTATAGATGAAATCGGTGAACTTGATTTAATATTACAAAACAAATTATTGAAGGTACTTGAAGATAAGAAAGTAGAATTTTCATCAGCATATTATGATCCAGATGATGAGAATATACCTAAATACATTAAATTTTTATTTGATAATGGAGCACCTGCAGATTTTATATTAATCGGTGCTACTACCCGTGAACCACATGAAATAAATCCTGCTCTTAGATCCAGATGTACCGAAGTATTTTTTGAACCTCTAACATCAACTGATATAGAAAAAATTGTAGTAAATTCCGCTAAAAAATTAAATATAACATTAAAAGATGATGTACCGTCAATAATAAGCGAACATTGTATAGAAGGTAGGAAAGCAACAAGTATAATAAGTGACGCATATGGTTATGCGATATACAAGAACAAAGGAAATAAAAATTCAAATATTGTGATAACAAAAGATATAGTAAAGGAAGTTTTATCATTATCTCGTATTTCTCCTTTTGTAGAGAAAAATAAAATAGAAGATCCTAAAGTTGGTTTAATAAAAGGACTTGGAGTTAATGGATTTTTAGGTTCCGTTTTAAATTTTGAATGTGAAACTTTTAAAGCCAAAAATCCCTCAAAAGGCAAACTTAGATTCAATGAAACAGCTGGTTCTATGGCAAAAGATTCAGTATTCAATGCCTCAACCGTTATACGTAAGCTTACTGGTCTAGATTTAAACGACTATGATATACATTTAAATGCTATAGGTGGTGGTAAAATTGATGGTCCATCTGCAGGAGTTGCGGTAACTATATGTATATTAAGTTCTATTTTAAATAAACCAGTACCTCAAAATATAGCCATAACAGGTGAAATATCAATTAAAGGAAACATTAAAAAAGTTGGAGGTATATTTGAAAAGATATATGCTGCAAGAAAAAGTGGATTAAAACATATCATAATCCCAAAAGAAAATGAAAATGATATTCCTAAAAATATAAAAGATATTAACATTATTTGTTCAGATAATATTAATGATATTATAAAATTTATATTTAAAGATCCTTCCTTAGTTAATATTATTTAA
- the rplI gene encoding 50S ribosomal protein L9, which translates to MKVILTNDIKNLGKKNDLVEVSDGYARNFLFPKKLAIEANNSNLNTLNYHKEMERQAHIEKIEEFQKIANNLRGKEIIINTKLGNNGKLFGTITSKDICNKINSKFNLNIDKKKISFEQVKSLGNYPISIKLCTEVSVNMILKVISE; encoded by the coding sequence ATGAAAGTTATACTAACTAATGATATTAAAAATCTAGGAAAGAAAAATGATTTAGTTGAAGTATCAGATGGGTATGCAAGAAACTTCCTATTTCCTAAAAAATTAGCCATAGAAGCTAATAATTCAAATTTAAATACACTAAATTACCATAAAGAGATGGAACGTCAGGCACACATCGAAAAAATTGAAGAATTTCAAAAAATAGCAAATAATTTAAGAGGAAAAGAAATTATAATAAATACAAAACTTGGAAATAATGGAAAACTATTTGGTACAATTACATCTAAAGATATTTGTAATAAAATAAACTCAAAATTCAACTTAAATATAGACAAAAAGAAAATATCGTTTGAACAAGTTAAATCATTGGGAAATTATCCAATCTCCATAAAATTATGTACAGAGGTTTCGGTTAACATGATATTAAAAGTTATTAGTGAATAA